A genomic stretch from Halogranum gelatinilyticum includes:
- a CDS encoding twitching motility protein PilT, producing MDTNALMMPVELDVRVFDELDRLFGTSDLVTPQAVLDELEKLAADSNGEEGVAASVGSDLATRHCSVVETDASYADDALVELADRGEVDYVVTNDRPLRTRLLDGGCPVVGVRGRNTLAVTAP from the coding sequence ATGGACACGAACGCGCTGATGATGCCGGTCGAACTCGACGTGCGCGTGTTCGACGAACTCGACCGGCTGTTCGGCACGTCCGACCTCGTCACCCCGCAGGCGGTACTCGACGAACTCGAGAAACTCGCCGCGGATTCGAACGGGGAGGAGGGCGTCGCCGCCAGCGTCGGTTCGGACCTCGCGACGCGCCACTGCTCAGTGGTCGAGACGGACGCATCGTACGCCGACGACGCACTCGTCGAACTCGCCGACCGCGGCGAGGTCGACTACGTCGTCACCAACGACCGACCGCTCCGGACCCGCCTGCTCGACGGCGGCTGTCCGGTGGTCGGCGTTCGAGGACGGAACACACTCGCGGTCACCGCACCATAA
- a CDS encoding translation initiation factor IF-2 subunit gamma, giving the protein MVTENPQQPEVNIGLVGHVDHGKTTLVQALSGSWTDQHSEEMKRGISIRLGYADATFRKCPEEAEPECFTVAESCEEHNVETDVLRTVSFVDAPGHETLMATMLSGANLMDGAVLVVSATEDVPQAQTEEHLMALDIIGIDNIVIAQNKVDLVDRDRAVDNYEQIKEFVEGTVAEDAPIVPISAQQDVNMDLLIEAIEEEIPTPERDETQASRMFVARSFDINRPGTTWEDLSGGVVGGSLVEGKLEKGEDIELRPGREVDEGGQTEWKPITTTIRSLQAGGKQLDEVRPGGLLGLGTGLDPSLTKGDALAGQVAGEPGTLPPTWHSFEMDIDLLERVVGGDEEIDEISTGEPLMLTVGTATTVGAVTSARDGECEVKLKRPVCAPVGAKIAINRRVGARWRLIGIGTLKE; this is encoded by the coding sequence ATGGTGACGGAAAATCCGCAACAACCGGAGGTGAACATCGGACTCGTCGGCCACGTCGACCACGGGAAGACGACACTGGTCCAGGCGCTTAGTGGGTCGTGGACCGACCAGCACTCGGAGGAGATGAAGCGAGGTATCTCCATCCGGCTGGGGTACGCCGACGCGACATTCCGCAAATGTCCCGAGGAGGCCGAGCCCGAATGCTTCACAGTAGCAGAATCGTGCGAAGAACACAACGTCGAAACCGACGTCCTACGGACGGTTTCGTTCGTCGACGCCCCGGGTCACGAGACCCTGATGGCGACGATGCTGTCGGGTGCGAACCTGATGGACGGCGCGGTGCTCGTCGTGTCTGCGACGGAGGACGTCCCGCAGGCACAGACCGAAGAGCATCTGATGGCGCTCGACATCATCGGCATCGACAACATCGTCATCGCGCAGAACAAGGTCGACCTGGTCGACCGTGACCGCGCGGTCGACAACTACGAGCAGATCAAGGAGTTCGTCGAGGGGACGGTCGCCGAGGACGCGCCCATCGTGCCCATCAGTGCCCAGCAGGACGTCAACATGGACCTCCTCATCGAGGCGATCGAGGAGGAGATTCCGACGCCCGAGCGCGACGAGACGCAGGCGTCGCGGATGTTCGTGGCCCGCAGCTTCGACATCAACCGCCCCGGCACGACGTGGGAGGATCTCTCCGGCGGCGTCGTCGGCGGCTCGCTCGTCGAGGGCAAACTGGAGAAGGGCGAGGACATCGAACTCCGCCCCGGCCGCGAGGTCGACGAAGGCGGCCAGACGGAGTGGAAGCCCATCACGACCACCATCCGCTCGCTGCAGGCGGGCGGCAAGCAGCTCGACGAGGTCCGCCCCGGTGGCCTGCTCGGTCTCGGGACGGGACTCGACCCCAGCCTGACGAAGGGTGACGCGCTCGCGGGACAGGTCGCCGGCGAACCCGGCACGCTCCCGCCGACGTGGCACTCCTTCGAGATGGACATCGACCTCCTCGAACGCGTCGTCGGCGGCGACGAGGAGATCGACGAGATCTCGACCGGCGAACCGCTCATGCTGACCGTGGGGACGGCGACGACCGTCGGTGCGGTCACGAGCGCCCGCGACGGGGAGTGTGAGGTCAAACTCAAGCGCCCCGTCTGCGCCCCGGTCGGTGCGAAGATCGCCATCAACCGCCGCGTCGGCGCGCGCTGGCGACTCATCGGCATCGGTACGCTCAAGGAGTAG
- a CDS encoding DUF5787 family protein — translation MHEFGFELALCSHLEATTDAVVARQLGGTVASPGSRIVDVVVVEQGPEFDARTRITDETIPALAIESDVGVGSEIYWKDAFDCHPNTAKSVTDWAVDVGFFERSRRGGREYVRQTTRYPDWFASLTAIENKPDLGTPGDLERQLRTDASLGLFDEVVLATESYVTRAHLNRIPEQVGVWRFDPESGEKEVVREPTPLDTDATGVELLDQHSLRTDVAFVDGDEKARKRRRIAEKAYGKGWRGDDLPACAHATTTADGRPFCEQYGRVVDPASECGASCAAHEPAKPPDVDLAALRDERSPWVADPTGTARRQSGLGRFL, via the coding sequence GTGCACGAGTTCGGGTTCGAGTTGGCACTCTGTTCGCACCTCGAAGCGACGACCGACGCGGTCGTCGCCCGCCAGCTCGGCGGCACCGTCGCCTCGCCCGGCAGCCGCATCGTCGACGTCGTCGTCGTCGAGCAGGGGCCGGAGTTCGACGCCCGAACACGGATTACGGACGAGACCATCCCCGCGCTCGCCATCGAGAGCGACGTCGGCGTCGGCAGCGAGATCTACTGGAAAGACGCCTTCGACTGCCATCCCAATACAGCAAAGAGCGTCACCGACTGGGCCGTCGACGTTGGCTTCTTCGAGCGGAGCCGTCGCGGCGGCCGCGAGTACGTCCGCCAGACGACGCGCTACCCCGACTGGTTTGCGAGCCTTACGGCCATCGAGAACAAACCCGACCTCGGGACGCCCGGCGACCTCGAACGCCAGCTCCGGACCGACGCCAGCCTCGGCCTGTTCGACGAGGTCGTCTTGGCGACCGAGAGCTACGTCACCCGCGCGCATCTGAACCGCATCCCCGAGCAGGTCGGCGTCTGGCGGTTCGACCCCGAGAGCGGCGAGAAGGAGGTCGTCCGCGAGCCGACCCCACTCGACACCGACGCGACGGGCGTCGAACTGCTCGACCAGCACTCGCTGCGGACGGACGTCGCCTTCGTCGACGGCGACGAGAAGGCCCGCAAGCGACGCCGTATCGCCGAGAAAGCCTACGGCAAGGGCTGGCGGGGCGACGACCTTCCGGCCTGTGCGCACGCGACGACGACGGCGGACGGCCGGCCCTTCTGCGAGCAGTACGGCCGCGTCGTCGACCCGGCCTCCGAGTGCGGCGCGTCGTGTGCGGCCCACGAGCCGGCGAAGCCGCCGGACGTCGACCTCGCGGCCCTCCGCGACGAACGCTCGCCGTGGGTCGCCGACCCGACCGGGACCGCCCGCCGACAGAGCGGGCTGGGCCGCTTTCTGTGA
- a CDS encoding beta-propeller domain-containing protein encodes MRTDLTLSTTAVAAIAMVALLLGTVVGAGVYATVGPDGDRRTPFPDGSDPTGSTTGSTDASVAAFSSAAEFEAYLDDAAARSGGYGVGGVGGFGGGVQFLGAPGGTEPAVDSAVSLEAAESAPQATATSQPAGTATAGDAGGASDGSGSVDRVSGTNVQVQGIDEPDLVKTDGETTYYARGGQYGYRHTEAGVTLLDTSEPVDPKLAGSIDASGQLLLSGDTLLVLSHDSVVAYDVSDRENPERQWTKQVAGRLQTARLSDGQLYLVTVEGVNYGDPCPIRPFGAGDVELACTQVYHPTEPVPVDTTYTTSVVDPETGDVGDAVSFLGGYGSTVYMSGDSLYVTYTQPPQYGQVYLDFLLTDERDRLPPSVVDRLEALRGYDLSSQALAIETNRALAEWYRGLDDDERREVQTELANDWRNYLDENKRQLTTTGIAKVAIDRSGDAPTLDVAAVGSVPGVPLNQFSLDEHDGNLRIATTIQAWGTEIENDLYVLDSSLDRIGEVQGMGVDEQIYSVRYVGDTAYVVTFKRIDPFHVVNLSDPANPEVTGELKLPGFSSYLHPLSEDRVLGVGEENGQVKAVVFDVSDPANPVVEDDYVLDEHWSAVRESHHAFLMDRKHGVFFLPGQQGGYVFSYEDGLELESVVDVQGAQRAIYLNDYLYVFGQDEVVVVDETSWERVATLELPAMEFGGYDGGEPEP; translated from the coding sequence ATGCGAACAGACCTCACCCTCTCGACCACGGCCGTCGCCGCGATTGCGATGGTCGCACTACTGCTCGGGACGGTCGTCGGCGCGGGCGTCTACGCCACCGTCGGCCCCGACGGCGACCGACGAACGCCCTTCCCCGACGGCTCCGACCCGACCGGTTCGACGACCGGGAGCACGGACGCCAGCGTTGCCGCCTTCTCTTCGGCCGCTGAGTTCGAAGCCTACCTCGACGACGCGGCCGCACGGAGCGGTGGCTACGGCGTCGGTGGCGTCGGTGGCTTCGGCGGCGGCGTCCAGTTCCTCGGCGCGCCGGGCGGGACCGAGCCAGCCGTCGACAGCGCGGTAAGCCTCGAAGCCGCCGAGTCGGCCCCGCAGGCAACGGCGACGTCGCAGCCGGCCGGGACGGCGACGGCGGGTGACGCCGGTGGCGCGAGCGACGGAAGCGGTTCGGTCGACCGCGTCTCCGGCACGAACGTCCAGGTCCAGGGCATCGACGAACCCGACCTCGTCAAGACCGACGGCGAGACGACCTACTACGCCCGTGGGGGGCAGTACGGCTACCGGCACACGGAAGCGGGCGTGACGCTGCTGGACACCTCCGAGCCGGTCGATCCCAAGCTGGCGGGGAGCATCGACGCCTCGGGGCAGTTGCTGCTCTCGGGTGACACGCTGCTCGTCCTCTCGCACGACTCGGTCGTCGCCTACGATGTCTCGGACCGCGAGAACCCCGAACGTCAGTGGACAAAGCAGGTCGCCGGTCGCCTCCAGACCGCCCGTCTCTCCGATGGCCAGCTCTACCTCGTCACGGTCGAGGGTGTCAACTACGGCGACCCCTGCCCGATTCGGCCCTTTGGTGCGGGCGATGTGGAACTCGCCTGCACGCAGGTCTACCACCCGACCGAGCCGGTGCCGGTCGACACGACCTACACGACGAGCGTCGTCGACCCCGAGACCGGCGACGTCGGCGACGCCGTCTCCTTCCTCGGCGGCTACGGCTCGACGGTCTACATGTCCGGCGACTCGCTGTACGTGACCTACACCCAGCCGCCACAGTACGGGCAGGTCTACCTCGACTTCCTCCTGACCGACGAGCGCGACCGACTTCCCCCCTCAGTCGTGGACCGCCTCGAAGCCCTCCGCGGCTACGACCTGAGTTCGCAGGCACTCGCCATCGAGACGAACCGCGCGCTCGCCGAGTGGTACCGCGGCCTCGACGACGACGAACGCCGTGAGGTCCAGACCGAACTCGCGAACGACTGGCGGAACTATCTGGACGAGAACAAACGCCAGCTGACGACGACCGGCATCGCGAAAGTCGCTATCGACCGCTCGGGCGACGCACCCACGCTCGACGTCGCCGCGGTTGGCAGCGTCCCCGGCGTTCCCCTGAACCAGTTCTCGCTGGACGAACACGACGGCAACCTCCGTATCGCCACGACGATCCAGGCGTGGGGCACCGAGATCGAGAACGACCTCTACGTTCTTGATTCTAGCCTCGACCGTATCGGCGAGGTGCAGGGCATGGGCGTCGACGAGCAGATCTACTCTGTGCGCTACGTCGGCGACACGGCCTACGTGGTGACGTTCAAGCGTATCGACCCCTTCCACGTCGTCAACCTCTCGGACCCCGCGAATCCCGAGGTGACGGGCGAACTGAAGCTCCCGGGCTTCTCCTCGTATCTCCACCCGCTCTCCGAGGACCGCGTGCTCGGCGTCGGCGAGGAAAATGGCCAAGTAAAGGCCGTCGTCTTCGACGTGTCGGACCCTGCGAACCCCGTCGTCGAGGACGACTATGTGCTCGACGAGCACTGGTCGGCAGTGCGTGAGAGCCACCACGCGTTCCTGATGGACCGCAAGCACGGCGTGTTCTTCCTGCCGGGGCAACAGGGTGGCTACGTCTTCAGCTACGAGGACGGCCTCGAACTGGAGTCCGTCGTCGACGTGCAGGGTGCCCAGCGCGCCATCTACCTGAACGACTATCTCTACGTCTTCGGGCAGGACGAAGTCGTTGTCGTCGACGAGACGAGCTGGGAGCGCGTGGCGACGCTGGAGTTGCCCGCGATGGAGTTCGGCGGCTACGACGGCGGCGAGCCGGAGCCGTGA
- a CDS encoding MBL fold metallo-hydrolase: MRVTLLGTGDTTGTPTICCDCDTCAEARRRGVERSRFSVHVENERTGESLLIDASPDFRQQFLDHEVPLPDAIVISHIHFDHLDGLGNAYRLFDDLPVYAADEVDPVTEESVADTVRSKYDYLDRITVEDVTPFETVRMCGLDVTLVPVDHPPLVCYGLTVEDPETGAKLSLSGDTSYGIPAESREVLANPDLFLADAIVPASLCEYHPIGGKDENEDGVPRTFGSKHMTREGALELADELEADVTRLVHTAHFYPVDEAFEEPLAVDGEQYDL, translated from the coding sequence ATGCGGGTCACGCTCCTCGGAACCGGCGACACGACCGGGACGCCGACCATCTGCTGCGACTGCGACACCTGCGCCGAGGCTCGTCGCCGCGGCGTCGAACGTTCGCGCTTCTCGGTCCACGTCGAGAACGAGCGTACCGGCGAGTCGCTCTTGATCGACGCCAGCCCCGACTTCCGCCAGCAGTTTCTGGACCACGAGGTGCCGCTGCCGGACGCCATCGTCATCTCGCACATCCACTTCGACCATCTCGACGGGCTGGGCAACGCCTACCGGCTCTTCGACGACCTCCCGGTCTACGCGGCCGACGAGGTCGACCCCGTGACCGAGGAGAGCGTCGCCGACACCGTGCGCTCGAAGTACGACTATCTCGACCGCATCACGGTCGAGGACGTCACGCCCTTCGAGACGGTGCGGATGTGCGGGCTGGACGTGACGCTCGTCCCGGTCGACCATCCGCCGCTCGTCTGCTACGGGCTGACCGTCGAAGACCCCGAAACCGGAGCCAAACTGTCGCTCTCGGGTGACACGAGCTACGGGATTCCCGCGGAGTCCCGCGAGGTGCTCGCGAACCCGGACCTCTTTCTCGCCGACGCCATCGTCCCGGCGTCGCTCTGTGAGTACCACCCCATCGGTGGGAAAGACGAGAACGAGGACGGGGTGCCCAGAACCTTCGGCTCGAAGCACATGACCCGCGAGGGCGCGCTGGAGTTGGCCGACGAATTGGAGGCCGACGTGACGCGACTCGTCCACACCGCGCACTTCTACCCGGTCGACGAGGCGTTCGAGGAACCCTTAGCTGTGGACGGCGAGCAGTACGACCTCTGA
- a CDS encoding ATP-binding protein has product MTDPALEVVEFLLTTHLYTENRDLDENDLPPRYRQVFWKDGAIERPLSATNETARTATGVERPWDAVSDLLFTQQTEFSGKLSLTQPDMALDWFLDRADDDRILTNPTIAAEVEHRDDVDVTHEEAREGNRPIQADRVWIDSLLEEYFDDGEDGDAEMLDLVHVRAPEEIEMTLDDLVLTEDQEGEISKIVTAIEHRDYLAQIGLREIGKLLFVGPPGTGKTTISRALAHELGMPFVEVKLSMITSQYLGETAKNVEKTFEVAKRLSPCILFIDEFDSVAKTRRSDEHAALKRAVNTLLKSIDDISLIRDDVLLIGATNHPDQLDAAAWRRFDEIVNFPKPDWQMRADILRVVTRQMNIADFDPEGVADRTEGLTGSDLRMVLREAVLEALTEGRMELTQADILDAVEDFEERDNLKNMDMIDGEGAKVAGDGRGESDDHDHDHSDHDHDHDH; this is encoded by the coding sequence ATGACTGACCCGGCCCTCGAGGTAGTCGAGTTCCTTCTGACGACACATCTCTACACGGAAAACCGGGACTTGGACGAGAACGACCTGCCGCCCCGCTACCGGCAGGTGTTCTGGAAGGACGGTGCCATCGAGCGGCCGCTGTCGGCGACGAACGAGACGGCGCGGACCGCGACGGGCGTCGAGCGGCCCTGGGACGCCGTCTCCGATCTGCTGTTCACCCAGCAGACCGAGTTCTCCGGCAAGCTCTCGCTCACCCAACCGGACATGGCGCTCGACTGGTTCCTCGACCGCGCGGACGACGACCGTATCCTGACCAATCCGACCATCGCCGCCGAGGTCGAACACCGCGACGACGTCGACGTGACCCACGAGGAGGCGCGCGAGGGGAACCGCCCGATCCAGGCCGACCGCGTCTGGATCGACTCCCTCTTAGAGGAATACTTCGACGACGGCGAGGACGGCGACGCGGAGATGCTGGACCTCGTTCACGTCCGCGCGCCAGAAGAGATCGAGATGACGCTCGACGACCTCGTGCTCACCGAGGACCAGGAGGGCGAGATCAGCAAGATCGTCACGGCCATCGAGCACCGCGACTATCTCGCGCAGATCGGCCTCCGCGAGATCGGCAAACTGCTCTTCGTCGGCCCGCCCGGAACTGGTAAAACGACCATCTCGCGGGCACTGGCGCACGAACTCGGGATGCCGTTCGTCGAGGTCAAGCTCTCGATGATCACGAGCCAGTATCTCGGTGAGACGGCCAAGAACGTCGAGAAGACCTTCGAGGTGGCAAAGCGGCTCTCGCCGTGTATCCTCTTCATCGACGAGTTCGACTCCGTCGCGAAGACCCGCCGGAGCGACGAACACGCCGCACTCAAGCGCGCGGTCAACACCCTCTTGAAGTCGATCGACGACATCTCGCTCATCCGCGACGACGTGCTGCTCATCGGGGCGACGAACCACCCCGACCAGCTCGACGCCGCGGCGTGGCGACGCTTCGACGAGATCGTCAACTTCCCCAAGCCGGACTGGCAGATGCGCGCGGACATCCTCCGCGTCGTCACCCGCCAGATGAACATCGCGGACTTCGACCCCGAGGGCGTCGCCGACCGCACCGAGGGGCTGACCGGCAGCGACCTGCGGATGGTGCTGCGGGAGGCCGTCCTCGAAGCGCTCACCGAGGGTCGGATGGAGCTGACGCAGGCGGACATCCTCGACGCCGTCGAGGACTTCGAGGAGCGCGACAACCTGAAGAACATGGACATGATCGACGGCGAGGGCGCGAAAGTCGCCGGCGACGGCCGCGGAGAGTCGGACGACCACGACCACGATCACTCGGATCACGACCACGATCACGACCACTGA
- a CDS encoding flippase activity-associated protein Agl23, whose product MVSLRPVRRWLDRVGASPGRALVALTLVALTLRLVGLGMRSFHWDEARVGYWTLRYLETGTFAYRPIIHGPFLPIVNRHVFALLGASDATARLVVALLGGVLPLAAWLFRDYLDDAEVVALGGFLAFNPLLLYFSRFMRADVPLAVFATFALGFTVRALASGRRRHLLAAGVALGLALTTKENVLVYLACWGGALGVAYGLRVLPRYRSDSQASTVRTLGTVGRDAATAAGDALRPLLAAVVPALLLTLLVVVYFYAPRGAAGEPSLSAALSTPTLLPALVEQATLGSVETFRAGIWASPEVREHPYLPFLAHYAGVLAIGGAVLYTLAALGTAVTLRVRERAPRPLVVFAAAWGFVSVLGYPIAADIMAPWLAVHAAVPLAIPAAVGLVAVARWTRGRLAFDGTDGTSERNAARDRALAAGVVLALLVLSAQTGVVVLATSYTSPTPRVNLLAQGAQSGDDLDPLVADLEAAAGTEPAVLYYGERFYLPNETVADEPPGPDDRWLGWWLGRLPLSWYVERADLSTAYAPDAAALSDRADDGPLPPVVVADVAVADDVAPAVSGYERTRYDLYLYGGTVVVFTDESRLKSPERAAVSGRVTAQSLRRC is encoded by the coding sequence ATGGTTTCCCTCCGTCCCGTTCGACGCTGGCTGGACCGTGTCGGGGCGTCGCCGGGGCGCGCACTCGTCGCGCTCACGCTGGTCGCGCTCACGCTCCGCCTCGTCGGTCTCGGGATGCGGAGTTTCCACTGGGACGAGGCCCGCGTCGGCTACTGGACGCTCCGGTATCTGGAGACGGGGACCTTCGCCTACCGACCCATCATCCACGGTCCCTTCCTCCCGATCGTCAACCGCCACGTCTTCGCGCTCCTCGGCGCGAGCGACGCCACCGCCCGGCTCGTCGTCGCCCTCTTGGGTGGAGTGCTCCCGCTCGCGGCGTGGCTCTTCCGCGACTACCTCGACGACGCCGAAGTCGTCGCCCTCGGCGGCTTCCTCGCGTTCAACCCGCTGCTGCTCTACTTCTCGCGGTTCATGCGCGCGGACGTCCCGTTGGCGGTCTTCGCGACGTTCGCGCTCGGCTTCACCGTCCGCGCGCTGGCGTCCGGCCGTCGCCGTCACCTGCTCGCGGCGGGCGTCGCCCTCGGTCTCGCGCTCACGACGAAGGAGAACGTGCTGGTCTATCTGGCCTGCTGGGGCGGCGCGCTCGGCGTCGCGTACGGACTCCGTGTTCTCCCGCGCTACCGCTCCGACTCGCAGGCCTCGACAGTCCGGACGCTCGGCACCGTCGGCCGCGACGCGGCGACCGCCGCTGGCGACGCCCTCCGCCCGCTTCTGGCCGCCGTCGTCCCCGCACTCCTGCTCACGCTCCTCGTTGTCGTCTACTTTTACGCGCCGCGCGGCGCGGCGGGCGAGCCGTCGCTGTCGGCGGCACTTTCCACGCCGACGCTCCTCCCCGCGCTCGTCGAGCAGGCGACGCTCGGCTCCGTCGAGACCTTCCGGGCGGGCATCTGGGCCTCCCCCGAAGTCCGCGAACATCCCTATCTCCCCTTCCTCGCACACTACGCTGGCGTCCTCGCTATCGGCGGCGCGGTGCTGTACACGCTGGCCGCGCTCGGGACGGCGGTGACACTCCGGGTGCGCGAGCGAGCACCCCGCCCGCTCGTCGTCTTCGCGGCCGCTTGGGGCTTCGTCAGCGTCCTCGGCTACCCCATCGCCGCCGACATCATGGCCCCGTGGCTCGCGGTCCACGCGGCCGTTCCGCTGGCGATTCCGGCCGCGGTCGGTCTCGTCGCCGTCGCGCGGTGGACGCGCGGGCGACTCGCTTTCGATGGGACGGACGGGACGAGCGAGCGGAACGCCGCCCGCGACCGCGCGCTCGCCGCCGGCGTCGTTCTCGCGCTGCTCGTGCTGTCGGCACAGACGGGCGTCGTCGTGCTCGCGACGTCCTACACGTCGCCGACCCCGCGGGTCAACCTCCTCGCGCAGGGTGCCCAGTCCGGCGACGACCTCGACCCCCTCGTGGCGGACTTGGAGGCGGCGGCTGGCACCGAGCCAGCGGTGCTCTACTACGGCGAGCGGTTCTACCTCCCGAACGAGACGGTCGCCGACGAGCCGCCGGGCCCTGACGATCGGTGGCTGGGCTGGTGGCTCGGCCGACTCCCGCTGTCGTGGTATGTCGAGCGTGCGGACCTCTCGACCGCCTATGCTCCCGACGCTGCTGCCCTCTCCGACCGGGCGGACGACGGGCCGCTCCCGCCGGTCGTCGTCGCTGACGTCGCCGTCGCCGACGATGTCGCGCCCGCGGTCTCGGGCTACGAGCGGACGCGGTACGACCTCTATCTCTACGGTGGGACGGTGGTGGTCTTCACCGACGAGTCGCGGTTGAAGTCACCCGAGCGGGCGGCGGTTTCGGGTCGCGTCACTGCTCAGTCGCTTCGACGGTGTTAA
- the nasA gene encoding assimilatory nitrate reductase NasA — protein sequence MRCAVGCGHIHQGADIGDGLDLVRGDAAHPVNRGLACGRGISETSDPEGDWLTRPLVRKDGKLVRATWEDALNRVADAIGAVDPDDVAVLGSGQQTNEAAYALGKLARGGIGTRNYDANTTLCMASAVKAYYDAFGSDAPPPTYDDIPEAKTHVVWGANPAVAHPVMFRWISDSARDDDSQLVVVDPVRSETAEAADHHVQPDPGGDFALARAVLAWLVENDGVDEEFVHANTDGFAALTTSLPSVDAAADEAGVDVETVEHLASAFADPTLVYWGMGVNQSVRGTATSRALVDCCLASGNMGPGSGPFSLTGQANSMGTRVCSSKGSWPGHRDFESPKHRNRVAGAWGVPVDRLPDDAGPGPVGIVESDPSVVWTVATNPLAGLPDTDAARETFEDAFLVVQDAFHTETTELADVVLPAATWGESAGTAMNMERTVSRVRPATGTPTGVKQDLDIIAAVGVRVAPDLFDEPTLDPAAVFDEFAALTAGTDADCSGLSYERLDEELAVRWPAPDEESSGGYRYYDPETAAWEFPTPTGCAQFSSYRSEAIEALPETADEEYPLTLTTAREADGYNTGVRSRDVDDPGPVTARINPETLATYSGSVTDQQTVLSSPRGSAPAVVEADEGIPAGMVWLPIHHPMANKLTIAATDPESDEPNYKQCAVRLVSPEADAAAADAVPADDTADTTGDTTSVPPAETAALPEVGQ from the coding sequence ATGCGGTGTGCGGTCGGCTGTGGACACATCCATCAGGGTGCGGACATCGGCGACGGACTCGACCTCGTCCGTGGCGACGCCGCCCATCCGGTCAACCGCGGACTGGCCTGCGGCCGCGGCATCAGCGAGACGTCCGACCCCGAGGGCGACTGGCTGACCCGCCCGCTCGTCCGCAAGGACGGCAAGCTCGTCCGGGCGACGTGGGAAGACGCACTCAACCGCGTCGCCGACGCTATCGGAGCAGTTGACCCCGACGACGTCGCCGTCCTCGGCAGCGGCCAGCAGACCAACGAGGCCGCCTACGCGCTGGGCAAGCTCGCCCGCGGCGGCATCGGGACGCGCAACTACGACGCCAACACGACGCTGTGCATGGCGAGCGCGGTGAAGGCCTACTACGACGCCTTCGGCAGCGACGCGCCGCCGCCGACCTACGACGACATCCCCGAGGCGAAGACCCACGTCGTCTGGGGGGCGAACCCCGCGGTCGCCCACCCGGTGATGTTCCGGTGGATTTCGGACTCCGCCCGCGACGACGACAGCCAGCTCGTCGTCGTCGACCCCGTCAGAAGCGAGACGGCCGAGGCCGCAGACCACCACGTCCAACCCGACCCCGGCGGCGACTTCGCGCTCGCGCGAGCGGTCCTCGCGTGGCTCGTGGAGAACGACGGCGTCGACGAGGAGTTCGTCCACGCCAACACCGACGGCTTCGCGGCACTGACGACGTCGCTCCCGTCGGTCGACGCCGCGGCCGACGAGGCGGGCGTCGACGTCGAAACGGTCGAACACCTCGCGAGCGCGTTCGCCGACCCGACGCTCGTCTACTGGGGAATGGGCGTCAACCAGAGCGTCCGCGGAACGGCAACCTCGCGCGCGCTCGTCGACTGCTGTCTCGCCTCGGGCAACATGGGACCGGGCAGCGGTCCCTTCTCCTTGACCGGCCAGGCCAACTCGATGGGGACGCGCGTCTGCTCCTCGAAAGGGTCGTGGCCGGGCCACCGCGACTTCGAGTCGCCGAAACACCGCAATCGGGTCGCCGGTGCGTGGGGTGTCCCGGTCGACCGGCTCCCCGACGACGCCGGTCCCGGTCCCGTCGGCATCGTCGAGAGCGACCCCTCGGTCGTCTGGACGGTCGCGACGAACCCGCTCGCCGGGCTGCCCGACACCGACGCCGCCCGCGAGACGTTCGAGGACGCCTTCCTCGTCGTCCAGGACGCCTTCCACACCGAGACGACGGAGCTCGCCGACGTGGTGCTCCCCGCGGCGACGTGGGGCGAGTCGGCGGGGACGGCCATGAACATGGAGCGGACGGTCTCGCGGGTCCGCCCCGCGACCGGGACACCGACGGGCGTCAAGCAGGACCTCGACATCATCGCCGCCGTCGGCGTCCGCGTCGCGCCCGACCTGTTCGACGAGCCGACGCTCGACCCGGCGGCCGTCTTCGACGAGTTCGCCGCGCTCACCGCCGGCACCGACGCCGACTGTTCGGGGCTGAGCTACGAGCGACTCGACGAGGAACTCGCCGTCCGGTGGCCCGCCCCCGACGAGGAGTCCAGCGGCGGCTACCGCTACTACGACCCCGAGACAGCGGCGTGGGAGTTCCCGACGCCGACGGGGTGCGCGCAGTTCTCCAGCTACCGGAGCGAGGCCATCGAGGCCCTGCCGGAGACGGCCGACGAGGAGTATCCGCTCACCCTCACGACGGCCAGAGAGGCCGACGGCTACAACACCGGCGTCCGCTCCCGCGACGTCGACGACCCCGGGCCCGTCACCGCGCGGATCAACCCCGAGACGCTCGCGACGTACAGCGGTTCGGTCACCGACCAGCAAACCGTCCTCAGTTCACCGCGCGGGAGTGCCCCGGCCGTCGTCGAGGCCGACGAGGGCATCCCCGCGGGCATGGTCTGGCTTCCGATTCACCATCCCATGGCGAACAAGCTCACCATCGCGGCGACCGACCCCGAGTCCGACGAACCGAATTACAAACAGTGTGCGGTTCGCCTCGTCTCGCCGGAGGCCGACGCGGCGGCGGCCGACGCCGTGCCGGCTGACGACACGGCCGACACGACGGGCGACACGACGTCGGTGCCGCCCGCAGAGACCGCCGCCCTGCCGGAGGTAGGCCAATGA